In a single window of the Thermofilum uzonense genome:
- a CDS encoding helicase C-terminal domain-containing protein, which produces MRVLEVFEKAGLKPRPGQVEAAEALAGVEGDALLVAPTGFGKTLAVLSAFRSSGRLPVLWLVRSLELGSRISGDALRLDLKPFIAAGRARSCSVKTDDPEEYCLINRSRCPFFQNLKEGVPDLFYTSWEEIPSHLCRYYAQDFYIAAADVVVQNYRRRVVGSYRAVVVDEAHNLLKPNIVEIKGLGEALDALDALNPELGEKIRGIINKGVASIDLDVIEETLIVYREEFAKGSFMARRLLPLVRFLKAASRGIVYREEGKVMVALPPWRPSIGPRIYLSATIPKPIEDLFQAAVIRVPSEPRKALVVGDVTTRYGEETIWGYMKLLSSLKKRHKRILAFATDRIIVKLVSVIDFLDEKPPDDWRGLAMFNVFGRFSEGVDLPADAVVMVGAPFLPPDVTERLRKYYYRMGIDPDNARWIPMVTATLQAIGRATRSPEASPEIILADYRFKKFAKYFEPVLHLQDS; this is translated from the coding sequence TTGCGTGTCCTAGAGGTATTCGAGAAGGCCGGGCTTAAGCCTAGGCCCGGACAGGTTGAGGCTGCTGAGGCTTTAGCTGGTGTCGAGGGTGATGCATTACTGGTAGCGCCCACAGGGTTTGGAAAAACCCTTGCCGTATTGTCTGCTTTTAGATCTTCTGGGAGGCTTCCTGTCTTGTGGCTGGTGAGGAGCCTGGAGCTCGGAAGTAGGATAAGCGGGGATGCCTTAAGGCTAGACTTGAAGCCCTTCATCGCAGCCGGGAGGGCCAGGTCCTGCAGCGTGAAGACGGACGACCCGGAAGAATACTGCTTGATTAACAGGTCACGCTGCCCCTTCTTCCAAAACTTGAAAGAGGGGGTTCCAGACCTCTTCTATACGAGTTGGGAGGAGATACCCTCCCATCTCTGCAGGTACTATGCACAAGACTTCTACATCGCCGCCGCCGACGTAGTGGTTCAGAACTATAGGCGGAGAGTAGTTGGAAGCTACAGAGCAGTAGTTGTGGACGAGGCACATAACCTCTTGAAGCCCAACATTGTTGAGATAAAGGGTTTAGGAGAGGCCCTAGACGCCCTAGACGCACTGAACCCGGAACTGGGGGAGAAGATAAGAGGGATTATCAATAAGGGGGTAGCCTCAATAGACTTGGATGTCATAGAAGAGACGCTCATCGTTTACAGGGAAGAATTCGCGAAGGGGTCATTCATGGCCCGGAGACTACTACCCCTGGTAAGGTTTCTCAAAGCCGCTTCTAGGGGAATCGTCTACAGGGAAGAGGGTAAAGTCATGGTCGCCCTGCCTCCCTGGAGGCCCAGCATCGGCCCCCGCATCTACCTTAGCGCTACTATTCCTAAACCCATCGAAGACCTCTTTCAAGCCGCCGTTATCCGGGTGCCTTCAGAGCCGAGGAAGGCCCTCGTGGTCGGCGACGTGACCACTAGGTACGGGGAGGAGACGATATGGGGGTACATGAAGCTGCTTTCAAGCCTGAAAAAGAGGCATAAACGCATCCTGGCATTCGCGACTGACAGGATCATAGTCAAACTGGTGAGCGTAATAGACTTTCTCGACGAAAAGCCCCCGGACGACTGGCGCGGCCTGGCAATGTTTAATGTCTTCGGGCGTTTCAGCGAGGGGGTAGACCTGCCGGCAGACGCTGTCGTAATGGTCGGGGCCCCCTTCCTTCCACCCGACGTGACGGAGCGCCTGCGAAAGTACTACTACCGGATGGGCATCGACCCCGACAACGCCCGGTGGATACCCATGGTTACAGCAACACTCCAGGCTATAGGCAGGGCCACGCGCAGTCCAGAGGCAAGCCCAGAGATCATTCTCGCCGACTACCGCTTCAAAAAGTTCGCGAAATACTTCGAGCCAGTGCTACACCTTCAAGATTCCTAG
- a CDS encoding ATPase, T2SS/T4P/T4SS family: protein MKLSLSFLKNKKKGDETIAKVAVNTLLPEGAKIILKNHSGFLFSYDSKLEILPLKTHPVWKNLSPLFMAREVEEIWVFESRTVVTIKNLGRISIEGLPSKEELEDIIVSIIASTGLKVDMRRPRGVVDVDEWRVSVQLTSGGQTQIVATKLSSIPPLKSLLDPLTAARMILLLLRPSVVVILGPPGSGKTTLLNSIVGEVGKMYPHLHIAVIEKYKELTLREGWFSWIVSENLVEGVRWAMRYYRPDMVVIGEIMAEDFWSVIEPSRSGLPTITTFHSPSIRKAIKILSDSLRAQLGYGDESSALQYIDVFVQTFKRVTPQGVERGVENILLSDGQRLIPIYSDGQAAPKEIFEKALPDQLYIGSTAKTMREIFQRYGLTPER, encoded by the coding sequence ATGAAGCTATCGCTTAGCTTTTTAAAAAACAAGAAAAAAGGAGATGAGACCATTGCTAAGGTCGCAGTAAATACCCTTTTACCTGAAGGAGCTAAAATCATATTAAAGAACCACTCGGGATTTCTCTTCAGTTATGACTCGAAGCTGGAGATACTTCCCCTTAAAACGCATCCTGTTTGGAAAAATCTTTCCCCTCTTTTCATGGCGCGTGAAGTTGAGGAGATATGGGTTTTCGAGTCGAGAACTGTTGTGACCATAAAGAATCTAGGACGAATTAGTATAGAGGGGCTTCCAAGTAAAGAAGAACTTGAGGATATCATAGTCTCGATAATAGCCTCGACTGGTTTAAAGGTAGATATGAGAAGGCCTAGAGGCGTCGTAGACGTGGACGAGTGGAGAGTGTCTGTACAGTTAACAAGCGGTGGACAAACACAAATCGTTGCAACAAAGCTTTCAAGTATCCCTCCCTTAAAGAGTCTCTTGGATCCTCTAACAGCTGCCAGAATGATTCTCCTCTTATTGAGGCCCTCCGTAGTAGTGATCCTCGGTCCACCTGGCTCTGGGAAGACTACTCTCCTTAACAGCATCGTGGGCGAAGTTGGTAAGATGTACCCACATCTCCACATCGCAGTTATTGAGAAGTATAAAGAGCTTACATTGAGGGAGGGTTGGTTCTCTTGGATAGTCAGCGAAAATCTCGTGGAGGGGGTAAGGTGGGCGATGCGCTACTACAGACCCGACATGGTTGTAATAGGGGAAATAATGGCTGAAGACTTCTGGAGCGTTATCGAGCCTAGCCGTAGCGGGTTACCAACAATTACAACTTTTCACTCGCCCAGCATCAGAAAAGCAATAAAAATTCTCTCAGACTCTCTGAGGGCTCAGCTAGGATATGGAGATGAAAGTAGTGCACTGCAATACATCGACGTATTTGTTCAAACTTTTAAAAGGGTTACCCCGCAAGGAGTGGAAAGAGGAGTTGAGAACATACTTTTGAGCGATGGTCAAAGACTCATCCCAATATACTCTGACGGACAAGCCGCTCCCAAAGAGATATTCGAGAAGGCTTTACCAGATCAGCTCTACATCGGTTCAACCGCAAAAACAATGAGAGAAATATTCCAGAGATATGGATTGACACCCGAAAGGTAG
- a CDS encoding helix-turn-helix transcriptional regulator, with the protein MTFDLEVIMGDLTDTERKIVEFFIKQGGTAREIASSLNVSERTVYKALYKYRKIAREKGIDPSAFYLRGTIQVPARSSNSSPVIQPDHIELLKKELLKELAEILEKSVHEAVLSAFEELSLASSATLRRSSPMRTPQLNSEEPDITIYRRLAENLERLNYNIEKLSIKLENLNGGQLTQKISYLQYSTGDNNHGNNEMLPSFVQNNPWIEVLQKKTKSTSSLR; encoded by the coding sequence ATGACGTTCGACCTTGAGGTAATAATGGGGGATCTAACGGACACTGAGCGGAAGATCGTCGAGTTTTTCATTAAACAGGGTGGAACTGCACGTGAAATTGCCTCGTCGCTCAACGTATCTGAGCGTACAGTATACAAAGCACTTTACAAGTACCGTAAGATAGCCCGTGAAAAAGGTATTGACCCTAGCGCTTTCTATCTTCGAGGAACAATTCAAGTACCGGCAAGATCGTCTAACAGTTCTCCTGTGATACAACCAGATCATATTGAGCTTCTTAAGAAAGAATTGCTAAAGGAACTCGCTGAAATACTTGAAAAAAGCGTTCACGAGGCTGTTCTAAGTGCATTCGAGGAACTCTCTTTAGCCTCAAGTGCAACTCTTAGAAGAAGTTCTCCAATGAGAACCCCTCAGCTCAATTCAGAGGAACCTGATATAACCATATATAGAAGGCTTGCTGAAAACCTTGAACGCCTGAACTATAACATTGAGAAATTATCGATTAAACTGGAAAACCTCAATGGGGGACAGCTAACGCAGAAAATAAGCTACCTACAGTATAGTACTGGAGACAATAACCACGGAAATAATGAAATGCTGCCTAGTTTTGTCCAAAACAACCCCTGGATTGAGGTATTACAGAAAAAGACCAAGAGCACTAGTAGTTTAAGATAA